In the Vitis vinifera cultivar Pinot Noir 40024 chromosome 2, ASM3070453v1 genome, one interval contains:
- the LOC100252859 gene encoding probable carotenoid cleavage dioxygenase 4, chloroplastic has product MNPLFCPFLSSTLPHPKPLVSPSLTTTRPSSSPYPPFLHISAIRNVEDKLHSTFYATPTTSQFPEIPTTVITAKKRPVPSLLVTIFNGLDDFINNFIGPPLPPSIDPKHVLSGNFAPVDELPPTECEVIEGSLPPCLDGAYIRNGPNPQFYPRGPHHLFDGDGMLHSIRISHGRPIFCSRYVKTYKYIIEKRAGSPVIPNLFSSYRSFARSAVAIARLLTGQFDPVNGVGLANTSVAFFCGHLYALAESDLPYAVRLTPDGDIKTLGRYDFDGKLSMSMTAHPKIDPSTGEAFAFRYSPVRPFLTYFRFDAQGKKQPDVPIFSLSCPSFFHDFAITNRYAIFPDIQMWMNPVKMIIRGGSPVGTDPTKVPRVGIIPRYAKDESEMRWIDVPGFNIIHAINAWDEEDGDAIVMVAPNILPIEHALERMDLVHGSLEKVRIDLKTGTVTRHRLSQWNLEFAVINPGYLGKKNRYVYSAVGDPLPKISGIVKLDVSRSDRRQECIVAKRMYEPGCYGGEPFFVAKEPDNPEAEEDDGYVLSYVHDEQSGKSRFIVMDAQSPDLDIVAAVKLPTRVPYGFHGLFVKGCDLKMD; this is encoded by the coding sequence ATGAACCCTTTGTTTTGCCCTTTCCTCTCCTCAACATTACCCCACCCAAAGCCCCTCGTCTCTCCTTCCTTGACGACTACTAGACCATCATCTTCTCCTTATCCTCCCTTCCTTCACATCTCTGCCATCAGAAATGTTGAAGATAAACTCCACTCCACCTTTTATGCAACCCCTACAACTTCCCAATTCCCAGAGATACCAACGACGGTGATTACAGCGAAGAAACGACCAGTCCCGTCCCTTCTGGTTACCATCTTTAATGGATTGGACGATTTCATCAACAACTTCATAGGCCCTCCACTCCCACCCTCCATAGACCCAAAGCATGTGCTCTCTGGTAACTTCGCTCCCGTTGACGAGCTCCCCCCTACCGAGTGTGAGGTGATAGAGGGCTCACTCCCTCCCTGCCTCGATGGCGCTTACATCCGCAATGGCCCCAACCCCCAGTTCTACCCACGTGGCCCTCACCATCTCTTTGATGGTGATGGCATGCTTCACTCCATCCGAATATCCCATGGCCGACCCATCTTCTGCAGCCGTTACGTTAAGACTTACAAATACATCATCGAGAAACGTGCTGGCTCTCCCGTTATTCCTAACCTTTTCTCAAGCTACCGCAGCTTCGCACGCAGCGCAGTTGCCATCGCCAGACTTCTAACTGGCCAGTTTGATCCCGTCAACGGGGTTGGTCTCGCCAACACCAGCGTAGCTTTCTTCTGTGGCCATCTCTACGCACTAGCTGAGTCTGATCTCCCTTATGCCGTTCGATTGACGCCTGATGGGGATATCAAAACTCTGGGCCGCTACGATTTTGATGGGAAACTCTCCATGAGCATGACCGCGCACCCCAAGATTGATCCCAGCACCGGAGAGGCATTTGCTTTTCGATACAGCCCTGTGCGTCCATTCCTAACCTACTTCCGGTTCGATGCCCAGGGAAAGAAACAACCGGACGTCCCAATTTTCTCCTTGTCTTGTCCATCTTTCTTCCATGATTTTGCAATCACCAACAGGTACGCCATATTTCCAGATATCCAGATGTGGATGAACCCGGTGAAAATGATCATCAGAGGAGGATCGCCAGTGGGTACAGATCCCACCAAAGTACCAAGAGTTGGAATCATCCCTCGTTATGCAAAAGACGAGTCCGAGATGAGGTGGATCGACGTGCCAGGTTTCAACATAATACACGCTATTAACGCCTGGGACGAGGAGGATGGCGATGCCATTGTGATGGTGGCACCAAACATACTACCAATAGAACATGCCTTGGAGAGGATGGATTTGGTCCATGGGTCTTTAGAGAAAGTGAGGATAGATCTGAAAACGGGGACAGTGACGAGGCATCGGCTATCACAGTGGAATCTGGAATTTGCGGTGATAAACCCAGGGTACTTGGGGAAGAAGAACAGATATGTATACTCAGCAGTAGGTGATCCTTTGCCCAAAATATCAGGAATTGTGAAGCTGGACGTATCACGAAGTGATCGGCGCCAGGAGTGTATAGTGGCTAAGAGAATGTACGAGCCTGGGTGCTACGGGGGCGAACCATTCTTTGTGGCAAAGGAGCCGGACAATCCAGAGGCAGAGGAGGATGATGGGTATGTGTTGTCGTATGTACACGATGAGCAAAGCGGGAAATCAAGGTTCATAGTGATGGATGCCCAGTCTCCTGACCTTGATATTGTGGCCGCTGTGAAGCTGCCCACAAGGGTGCCTTATGGCTTCCATGGATTGTTTGTTAAAGGGTGTGATCTCAAAATGGACTGA